One segment of Setaria viridis chromosome 4, Setaria_viridis_v4.0, whole genome shotgun sequence DNA contains the following:
- the LOC117851907 gene encoding uncharacterized protein, whose translation MRWVSPPGMLRKVPSAGEDCGSVGRTHVESDATVPLHKTTIAPRLLVASTFLPTPARWSFDESALSRPQTLIVVSGGSSVVSFSATNHGEEEVEDLPKLDTLFTCPFCGYPDAIGCHIDLKDRIAKASCRIYSESYFTSAHALTAPVDVYCEWIDACELANKGVVDCRCRPRLWLKPETTKTMSDLNLDELM comes from the exons ATGCGGTGGGTTTCGCCGCCCGGGATGCTGAGGAAGGTGCCTTCGGCCGGGGAGG ATTGTGGCAGCGTGGGACGCACGCACGTCGAGTCCGATGCTACCGTGCCGCTCCATAAAACCACCATCGCACCTAGGTTGCTCGTTGCATCCACATTCCTCCCCACCCCTGCCCGCTGGAGTTTCGACGAGTCAGCTCTCTCGCGCCCGCAAACTCTCATCGTCGTCAGCGGAGGATCATCCGTTGTCAGCTTCAGTGCTACCAACCATGGGGAAGAGGAAGTCGAGGACCTGCCGAAGCTTGACACGCTGTTCACCTGCCCGTTCTGCGGCTACCCCGATGCCATCGGGTGCCATATCGACCTCAAGGATAGGATCGCCAAGGCATCGTGCCGCATCTACAGCGAGAGCTACTTCACCAGCGCCCACGCGCTCACGGCGCCCGTCGACGTCTACTGCGAGTGGATCGACGCCTGCGAGCTCGCCAACAAGGGCGTCGTCGactgccgctgccggccgcgCCTCTGGTTGAAGCCTGAGACTACGAAGACGATGTCTGATCTGAACCTTGATGAGTTGATGTAG
- the LOC117852516 gene encoding phospholipase A1-Igamma2, chloroplastic-like — translation MPVPVPEDASCYGSMGNSWNRLRSSSSAPAVLRPVFAGEPYDVVPLVPSVPRVVVDAPISKALAKLWALTGRPPSWAYVHAGDELVLDVRKSPFLKHACDVLGFQNLDSCLHLLDGREGAAAAFRPGARWDLALVNNSGMLRDEARIPAWWHLPANKGLVRDALGWWVVAEREHDDLPVPDDRLPLSELD, via the exons ATGCCCGtcccggtgccggaggacgcttCCTGCTACGGTTCCATGGGGAACTCATGGAACCGGCTACGATCCTCCTCAAGCGCTCCAGCCGTCCTGCGTCCAGTTTTCGCCGGCGAACC GTACGACGTCGTCCCCTTGGTCCCGAGCGTGCCCCGGGTGGTAGTCGACGCCCCGATCTCCAAGGCTCTGGCCAAGCTGTGGGCGCTGacggggcggccgccgtcgtGGGCGTACGTgcacgccggcgacgagctcgtGCTCGACGTGAGGAAGTCCCCGTTCCTGAAGCACGCGTGCGACGTGCTGGGGTTCCAAAACCTGGACTCGTGCCTGCACCTGCTCGACGGccgcgagggcgccgccgccgcgttccggcCCGGCGCGCGCTGGGACCTGGCGCTGGTGAACAACTCCGGCATGCTACGCGACGAGGCGCGCATCCCGGCATGGTGGCACTTGCCGGCGAACAAGGGGCTCGTGCGCGACGCGCTGGGCTGGTGGGTGGTGGCAGAGCGGGAGCACGACGACCTGCCGGTGCCGGACGACCGGTTGCCTCTGTCAGAGCTTGACTGA